A stretch of Scheffersomyces stipitis CBS 6054 chromosome 2, complete sequence DNA encodes these proteins:
- the VCC3.2 gene encoding Vesicle coat complex AP-3 (KOG1060 Vesicle coat complex AP-3) translates to MTDNYRSYQMLFIYWLILANQLVAQALLVPGHKVPFPRVRALASNRSTLRPLSNLADDSQIVGQFSFRSILKYFRGEDNDDDCEDDSEEEELGTYELENSESDVESESDNEPETVEEWYYSDSEEETDDDSADGFIRFKYYSIPNGTTHNSTEKVVPISSVNNTPEKKMPSIKKDKFPYKDRNNIYNFLNRTSDDEIISAAKNFTGNLLGTKMFRKVVSGLNTLVSKGLNRATKKMNDTEIEDWVALYNIVLNSEPTKAISHLVSDEKSKSLIKNAVYDSLSYAHKKAQSMNMTQIKLGYKTIVDGSIGNEQWPRGIEYE, encoded by the exons ATG ACAGACAATTATCGCTCATATCAGATGCTATTCATATATTGGCTTATTCTAGCTAATCAATTGGTAGCACAAGCGCTTCTTGTGCCAGGACACAAAGTCCCATTTCCTCGTGTTAGAGCTTTGGCTTCAAACAGAAGCACGCTTAGACCACTATCAAATTTGGCGGATGATAGTCAGATTGTTGGTCAGTTTTCATTCCGAAGTATCTTGAAATACTTCCGAGGAGAAGACAATGACGATGACTGTGAAGACgacagtgaagaagaagagcttgGTACTtatgaacttgaaaataGCGAATCAGATGTAGAAAGTGAATCTGATAATGAACCAGAGacagttgaagaatggtACTACAGCGATTCAGAAGAGGAAACTGACGATGATTCCGCAGATGGATTTATCAGATTCAAATATTATTCCATACCAAACGGAACCACACACAATAGTACTGAAAAGGTAGTTcccatttcttctgtcaaCAATACcccagagaagaaaatgccttcaataaagaaagataAGTTTCCTTACAAGGATCGAAAcaatatctacaatttccTTAACAGGACATCTGATGACGAGATCATAAGCGCGGCAAAGAATTTCACAGGAAATCTTCTCGGTACGAAGATGTTTAGAAAAGTAGTTTCTGGGTTGAATACACTAGTATCGAAAGGTCTCAATCGTGCcacaaagaaaatgaatgACACCGAAATCGAAGACTGGGTTGCGTTGTATAATATTGTCTTGAATTCTGAGCCCACGAAGGCGATTTCACATCTTGTTCTGGATGAGAAGTCGAAGCTGTTAATTAAGAATGCTGTATACGACTCTCTCTCCTACGCACACAAGAAGGCTCAGAGCATGAACATGACTCAGATTAAGCTTGGGTATAAGACTATCGTTGATG GCTCCATTGGAAATGAGCAATGGCCAAGAGGAATCGAATATGAATGA
- the JJJ3 gene encoding J protein type 3 (Molecular chaperone (DnaJ superfamily) J protein type 3), which yields MTYIDSKEISKSYYEVLLVDSQASEAEIKASYKKLLLSTHPDKTGEYTSNNSITLMKEAYKTLVDPVLKAEYDESLTRTIQKQGFNLNGDGLDTYGLNEFDIEEDDEEAVVSCPRCQIAKGMVLSEENLAENGTSDGNGGYDIIVQCSSCSLWIKVKYYEEIETDSEDE from the exons ATGACGTACATAGATAGCAAAGAAATACTGAAGTCATACTACGAAGTTCTCTTAGTGGATTCTCAAGCTCTGGAAGCTGAAATTAAAGCTTCATATAAGAAGCTACTTCTTTCTACACACCCTGATAAGACTGGCGAATATACTTCAAATAACCTGATAACACTTATGAAAGAGGCATACAAGACGCTTGTAGATCCAGTGTTGAAGGCTGAGTACGACGAGAGTTTGACCAGGACCATACAGAAACAAGGGTTTAATTTAAATGGAGATGGGCTTGATACTTATGGCTTGAATGAATTtgatatagaagaagacgatgaagaggCCGTTGTC AGTTGTCCTAGATGTCAGATTGCTAAAGGCATGGTCttatcagaagaaaatctCGCTGAAAATGGTACTAGTGACGGCAATGGAGGATATGATATAATTGTACAATGTTCCAGTTGTAGTCTTTGGATCAAAGTCAAGTACtacgaagaaattgaaacagACCTGGAAGATGAATAA
- the RPA49 gene encoding RNA polymerase I alpha subunit produces MSGVKRPRESKTNEIRIASYAEEPSAVVGSFFNGLSVPTSTEFDLYKHKKSDKYVVHGETETLDYNGESLADESNDYFVALYDPLNKSVDLYKAPFVDAKVTARTKRVFKGPSVRQAGVRNVTQRNALGEAFGTKKAKAAITNLEKNRIDSEKLQDIELDIVDNVKSSTQDLPTREKMAESVTNDRPTPLANVDATNVEDIYPLVNIIPKKDWTFLRIGPFLSEEDEKKRIELLPYSGSNYINKHLTLLVAQKNSEKLQVLIYASLLFGVYENRRVRDKQSLMTRLQNKPSEVLVDGILEKFAIARSSQVGKSKDRSFVIDPHHEDMLLCYLLALILHIDNFMVELPPLANELNMKPTRLTGLFKALGAVIKAATVGQAEAFGIPKAAASTYKIASLKVPFKLPEMTRRGKRGGR; encoded by the coding sequence ATGTCGGGAGTCAAGAGACCAAGAGAATCGAAGACAAACGAAATTAGAATTGCCTCTTATGCCGAAGAGCCATCTGCTGTGGTTGGATCATTCTTCAATGGGTTGTCTGTTCCTACTCTGACTGAGTTTGACTTATACAAACATAAGAAATCTGATAAATATGTTGTCCATGGTGAAACGGAAACTTTAGATTACAATGGAGAGAGTCTTGCTGACGAGCTGAACGACTATTTTGTTGCATTGTACGAtccattgaacaagtcTGTTGATTTGTACAAGGCTCCATTTGTCGATGCCAAGGTCACAGCAAGAACCAAGCGTGTGTTCAAAGGTCCTTCTGTTAGACAAGCTGGTGTCAGAAATGTCACTCAACGTAATGCATTGGGTGAAGCTTTCGGTACCAAGAAAGCTAAGGCTGccatcaccaacttggaaaagaacagAATTGATTCTGAGAAGTTACAAGATATTGAATTAGATATCGTGGACAACGTCAAACTGTCAACCCAAGATTTGCCAACCAGAGAAAAGATGGCCGAAAGCGTCACCAACGACAGACCCACTCCTTTGGCTAACGTCGACGCTACAAACGTTGAAGATATCTACCCATTAGTCAATATAATACCGAAGAAGGACTGGACTTTCTTGCGTATTGGTCCTTTCTTGAGCgaggaagatgaaaagaaaagaattgaattgttgCCTTACAGTGGCTCCAATTACATCAACAAGCATCTCACATTATTGGTAGCACAAAAGAACTCCGAAAAATTGCAAGTGTTAATCTATGCTTCACTTTTATTTGGTGTCTACGAAAACAGAAGAGTCAGAGACAAGCAATCTTTGATGACCAGATTACAAAACAAACCTTCTGAAGTATTAGTAGATGGtatcttggaaaagtttGCTATTGCCCGTTCTTCCCAAGTAGGTAAGTCGAAGGACCGATCTTTTGTCATCGATCCTCATCACGAAGATATGTTATTGTGTTACCTATTGGCCCTTATCCTTCACATAGACAACTTCATGGTCGAATTGCCACCATTGGCTAACGAGTTAAACATGAAGCCTACAAGATTAACTGGCTTGTTCAAGGCTTTGGGTGCGGTAATCAAGGCTGCCACTGTTGGCCAAGCCGAAGCCTTTGGTATTCCAAAGGCCGCTGCAAGCACCTACAAGATTGCTTCCTTGAAGGTCCCTTTCAAGTTACCAGAAATGACCAGAAGGGGCAAGCGTGGTGGTCGTTGA
- the SOD2.2 gene encoding Cu/Zn superoxide dismutase (go_funtion copper, zinc superoxide dismutase activity; metal ion binding~go_process superoxide metabolism): protein MVSTQKVLGALALSSVAICGEAPISTDSPDDFKYVATFEPAGNYDVTGTVSFSAAQNGSVLVSVDLSGLPSTGGPFPYHVHEHPVPTDGNCTGTLAHLNPFGGSVNATDAAGKEVGDLAGKHGNIEGQSADLSYVDDYLSLNPDNKAYIGGLSVVVHLLDNTRIACANITREPVTSADANVTNTTSVEAQNAAGSNMVAVGLTGMVAAAVCLLV from the coding sequence ATGGTCTCTACTCAAAAAGTTTTAGGTGCTTTGGCTCTCTCTTCGGTTGCAATTTGCGGCGAAGCTCCCATCTCCACTGATTCTCCCGATGATTTTAAGTATGTAGCTACTTTTGAGCCTGCTGGTAACTATGATGTTACTGGTACTGTTTCTTTCTCAGCAGCCCAGAACGGCTCGgttcttgtttctgttgaCTTACTGGGCTTGCCATCTACAGGTGGCCCATTCCCTTACCACGTCCACGAACATCCTGTCCCAACTGATGGAAACTGTACTGGAACATTGGCTCACTTGAACCCATTCGGTGGAAGTGTTAACGCTACCGATGCTGCCGGTAAGGAAGTTGGTGACTTGGCAGGCAAGCACGGCAACATTGAGGGACAATCTGCTGATCTCTCGTACGTCGACGACTACCTTTCCTTGAACCCAGACAATAAGGCTTACATCGGAGGCTTATCTGTTGTAGTTCATCTTTTGGACAACACCAGAATCGCCTGTGCCAATATTACCAGAGAACCAGTCACTAGTGCTGATGCCAACGTCACCAACACCACTTCCGTTGAGGCTCAAAACGCTGCAGGTTCCAACATGGTTGCTGTTGGTTTGACCGGTATggttgctgctgctgtctGTTTGCTTGTCTAA